In the Thermodesulfobacteriota bacterium genome, one interval contains:
- a CDS encoding peptidylprolyl isomerase: MSPAKIGDTVMIHYTGTLEDGTVFDSSEGRVPLQFTLGEGMVIPGFETAVTGMSPTETKTEKIPAAEAYGPYVEDLVVVVGKEHLPDDLKPEVGRQLELHQEEGKTTVVTITEVNETNVTLDANHPLAGKDLTFRIELVEIA; encoded by the coding sequence ATGTCACCGGCAAAAATCGGCGATACGGTAATGATCCATTACACGGGCACCCTGGAGGACGGCACGGTCTTCGACTCGTCGGAGGGGCGCGTTCCCCTGCAATTCACCCTTGGCGAGGGGATGGTAATACCCGGCTTCGAAACGGCCGTAACCGGGATGAGCCCCACTGAAACCAAGACGGAAAAGATCCCCGCGGCCGAGGCATACGGCCCGTACGTGGAGGACCTGGTGGTAGTGGTCGGGAAAGAGCATCTCCCCGACGACCTCAAACCCGAGGTCGGCCGGCAGCTTGAACTCCACCAGGAGGAAGGGAAGACAACCGTAGTTACAATAACCGAAGTGAACGAAACGAACGTGACGCTGGACGCGAACCACCCGCTCGCGGGTAAGGACCTGACCTTCCGGATAGAACTTGTCGAGATAGCCTGA